In Osmia lignaria lignaria isolate PbOS001 chromosome 13, iyOsmLign1, whole genome shotgun sequence, the DNA window GGTGAGTCTGCAGAAAAGCGTAACTATCGCGTAACTGGTACCAGAAATACCATAGTGGCATTTATTGACCATTAAAGTGAtcgatcatttatttatttatttttttctttaaaaatttacattaaatCTTTTGTTTCGGGAAACTTGATTTCTGAATGGAAATCAAGTGTACCTACGATAAGCATATCGTAATGAGGTCAACAGTGATCTCATAGCAATCAATGCGTCGATCAGAAAATCGAAAGGGAACAACGTAAAGAAACCCGCCAAAATTTTCTTAAGTTCAACAACCACAGATTTTCATTTCCTCGAAACTTTAGCAACGGAACATCATCGCGGACGACGAGGTGGGCGTGCAGCAGTGTAGTCACCACTTCCTGCCGCAAATGATCGTCGCAGACGAAACGCGAACAATAAACGTGCATGCATATGAAGACAACGTGTGGGCATGAATGAACGCGAAGATACATCTGCAAAAACAATGGCTTGTACGATCGTTGCACTTTGCATCACCTACATTGATGAGCAGGTTTCTATGCGCTAACTGCAATCTGCGCGCAAGCTGGAAGGGTAAACAGCCTGTTACATCACCGGTGCTGAAATATTCCTAGTTAAAAGAGGATAACGCAACGCGCGTCTAAGAAAGCGTGGAGCAATTAATTTTAAGTCGAAACGAAACACGCGAGGGAAAGACACGAAAGAAATTAGTTCAATAGCATTATAATGATTTATTCAAAGATTCATCATCAATCACATATTGAAagatttaaatttctttattatttcgacctataattaaaattttaattacactcTTTTTTTCTATTCGAAATTTGTCTTCTCCGCAAAATTCGAGACTTTGATGACCCCCTGGATACATTAACGCGTTAAACTGTGCCGCGTCCACGCACCTATACgaaaacaatacatatatttctGTACATCCGTTTCGTCGTAACACTTATTCCTATGTGTATATCCTGCTGAGTGGAAACATCATTGACCGTGAAAATAACACGGCAATTAATCCCCGATAAAAGTAAGGATTAGGTTTCGCAAATTGTATTTTCACACAGCTCAGCTACGATTATGTACGATATACGTGCGAATGTGTTCCCACACATACGCGCGCACGAACGATTGCGGATCACCTGTGATTAAGTCCTCCCGAGGACCTCGGTCTCGCGAGTTCTCATACCCTAGTTTTCTGCCAGCAACCGTTCGGTGCGAGTCCAACGATCGTGTTTCTCCGTTGCGAAATTCACGCTCGCATCCGTCATTCCGAGAGCCGGCGTTCGctcgaattttaaataattaataaaggatCGATCGATTGTATCCAAGTGATATGTCAGAGCCATCGGGAAAGATCGAAGAAACGGTGTGTAATTAGGGAATACAATAGGGAATTGAAGGAAGAAAGCGTGAGAAGAATGTGTTACAATGATACCGTGTCGCTCTGTGAAATTTTGATAGTATAGAAttgtaattgtaaaataaaaatttgtgttATTACTTGTGTAGACAGGTAAATTcaaaaatgaaaagtaaaaagAGTGTATTGATACGTGTCAAAGGAAATGAAAGCTGGCACCGCGTTATCTCACGAGTTATTGAAACTATCATTTCATTGATcgttgttttctactttttccccGATATCGCACACTCCTGAAATTACTAATCCTGATAATAATGTTACGGGCAAAGTTTCAGGAGCGAGCAAAGAAAAAGCACTCTAAGAACTCGTTTGAACGTGAAACAGAATTAACCGTAATATCGTTCGCGTAAAACTCGTTCAAAGTATTtaatgctttcttttttttaaatttgatgcACCGCAGGACGACAGGAGTTGCCGTTCGGATGACTCTAACGGTGAAGTGTTCAAGAATGTCCCCAGGAACAGCAGCACCTTTCGCATTTGGAAGATTGAGGTAGCGTAACagtcgaaaagaaaaaattaattgccattttttgttattatttgaaGCAGTTAAAAGGGTAAAagtgtgaaatacaaaattgcctTTTAATGTTCGCGCAACAGGGTTTGCGAGTTACAGCCGTCACAGGAAGTAATATGGGATATTTCCTCTCGGAGTTGGCGTATATCATCTACGCGGTTTCATTGAAAGACGGTCCACTTCCTTATCCTGGAATGccggtaattttattttatttcattctctaatttttttcagccttttcaatttaaacttaATTAAGATTTGtgggaattaaaataaaatgaatgtaTAGTATACGaaatatctaataaaataaatataattcattaaCAGGTGAAAGAATTAAAATCCACCCCGATTGTCCGTGTCATTCACTTCTGGATCGGATCCACCTGTGATTCCACGATTTCAGGGGCAGCCGCCCTTCGAGCGGCCGAACTAGACTCTCAAGTATCCGCTACGATTTTATCAAGGGAAGCACAAGGCCGCGAAAGTCCAAGATTCTTGGCATACTTCCGGCAACGTCTCGTTATCgagaattttcatttcgaaacaCCATCGTGCACGTTGCACCGAATAACAGGCGTCGCGGTTCCCGTTCTGACCGAACTGGAAAAGGTTCATTGGGACCATTTCAGTTCGCGAGATGTCATTCTCGTGGACGTTTTATCCAAGTGAGTAAACCAGATATTGCTGCATCGAGTGACTAATAATCTTGTTGAATTAATGATTCATTTCACTAATGCTGATTTCCTAACAATCCAGCCTTAATTCCATTGTTCGTATCAGACTAATCTTGCGGTAATGATCTTGTTTAACAATGGGTGGATTTAAAATAACGAAATGAGGTGTAATTTAAACCTCTCTTGGGTAAATGAAAGTTGGGTAACAGAAGATTATAGATTAGGCTCTCTCAAAGTAGAAGACAAATGTTGACAAATTTCTCCTTTTACCTTTATCCTTAGCACCATTTCATAtacattgaattattattaaaatcgaaTATGTTATGGTATTAAAACAGGGGGATTGTGTTTCTTTGGCTGGGTTCACTATCAGACCCGCTGCACAAACGGCACGCAGTCAGCATCCTAGAGTCAAGAAAAGGAAACAACAATGGTCGCATCGTAATTGTCGACGATGGTTACGAACAAACGCTACCCGAAACAGACAGACACCTGTTCGACAGCATTTTAGACCCATCTACCAGGATAGTGAAGCCTGATCGTCCTTACAGGGTCAACGTCCCAAGTCCCGTGAAACTGTACAGATGCAGCGAGCAGTCTGGTAAATACAAAGTCGCGGAATTAAAATCTGGACCGATTCTCCGCACGGATCTCACCTCCGAGTCCGTGTATCTGATCGACCGCGGTGAGGCCGGTGTCTGGGCATGGGTCGGGCGCAATGCGAATGCTCGAGAAAAGTTGGAAGCCATCCGTAATGCGCGTGGATTCgttaagaagaagaattatagCAACGGTGTGTCCGTTGAGAGAGCGGTCGAGACCCAGGAACCCGTAGAGATGAAGGCGTTGGTCAGGGGATGGGAAACAACGAAAACCAGACCGCTTACTTTACCTGTGAACTTCGAGCCTGATTACATGAACGAGAGGCCTAAAATGGCAGCTGAATGCCAACTGGTTGACGACGGATCAGGTGAAAGAACACTTTGGAGAGTGAGCCGTAAAGAGGGAATGGTTCAGCTGGAGGATAAAGGAATATATTATGCGGAAGCCTGTTACGTAATGTGTTACAAGTACGGTCAAGGTCGCAGGAGTAAAACCATCGTACGTTCATTTACATGTGCGAAGAAGAAATTGTGTAAATGTTAAATTGATACAACGACGATGTTTCAGGTTTACTGTTGGGAAGGTGTTCATTCTATGAACGCGGATAGAGAGGCCGCTTTGGAAACAGCTTGTCGTTTGGCGGAAGACACCTCTGGACAATTGGTAAAAGCATGCCAGGGTAGAGAACCACATCATCTACTGCAAATTTATGATGGGAAATTGAAGATATTAGCTGGAGAACATCGTGATTCTCGTAAGCCACTAATGAACTTTCCATTGTTTTCACTTTCTATGAAGATTCTTTGCAATCTCTCTTTTGCAGCACCTGAGAAGTATCTCGTTAAAGTTTTCGGATCAACTCCTTACACTTCCAAAGCTGTCGAACGACCTCTCAGAGCCAGCAGCCTCGATTCCAGTGGAGTTTTTATTCTGTTTTGTAACACGCCTGTAGTCTGGTGCGGTGGTAAAAGTACCGGAGATGCTAGACAAGCATCCAGACGACTTGCACCCAGAAATGCAATTCTGATGATTGAGAATAACGAGGATGATGAATTCTGGGCGGAAATCGGAGGTTGcatatacttcttcttcttcttcttcgtttgttttaatatttcactGGATTCATTAATCTAATACTTTTACTTCCACAAGGCAAAGGCACTTATATCACAGAAACTGTTGATGATGGAGAAGAGTTTGAGAAACACCTGTACCAGTGTTTAACAGAATGCGAAACGTTCGTTGGTGAAGAAATTCTTGGATATAGTCAGAATAATCTTCTTCCAGAAGCTAGTTGGTTGCTGGATGCTGGTAACGTGATATGGATTTGGATTGGAAAGTTTTCCGCTCCTAAATCGTTGAAAGATTGTATACAAGATGCAATTACATTTCTGTACAATCATCCAGCTGGTCGAGATCGAA includes these proteins:
- the qua gene encoding villin like protein quail isoform X1; this translates as MSEPSGKIEETDDRSCRSDDSNGEVFKNVPRNSSTFRIWKIEGLRVTAVTGSNMGYFLSELAYIIYAVSLKDGPLPYPGMPVKELKSTPIVRVIHFWIGSTCDSTISGAAALRAAELDSQVSATILSREAQGRESPRFLAYFRQRLVIENFHFETPSCTLHRITGVAVPVLTELEKVHWDHFSSRDVILVDVLSKGIVFLWLGSLSDPLHKRHAVSILESRKGNNNGRIVIVDDGYEQTLPETDRHLFDSILDPSTRIVKPDRPYRVNVPSPVKLYRCSEQSGKYKVAELKSGPILRTDLTSESVYLIDRGEAGVWAWVGRNANAREKLEAIRNARGFVKKKNYSNGVSVERAVETQEPVEMKALVRGWETTKTRPLTLPVNFEPDYMNERPKMAAECQLVDDGSGERTLWRVSRKEGMVQLEDKGIYYAEACYVMCYKYGQGRRSKTIVYCWEGVHSMNADREAALETACRLAEDTSGQLVKACQGREPHHLLQIYDGKLKILAGEHRDSPPEKYLVKVFGSTPYTSKAVERPLRASSLDSSGVFILFCNTPVVWCGGKSTGDARQASRRLAPRNAILMIENNEDDEFWAEIGGKGTYITETVDDGEEFEKHLYQCLTECETFVGEEILGYSQNNLLPEASWLLDAGNVIWIWIGKFSAPKSLKDCIQDAITFLYNHPAGRDRNTTISVIKQGIEPSTFIGLFDNWNYNLLREYKSFETFCTLLQDKESVPKIQTLSKSSSDFDSYVKYPLSVLKNDPENLPPGVDVVRKEMHLTFDNFIAIFKMQPDEFVKLPGWKRQRLKQSAGLF
- the qua gene encoding villin like protein quail isoform X3, which translates into the protein MGYFLSELAYIIYAVSLKDGPLPYPGMPVKELKSTPIVRVIHFWIGSTCDSTISGAAALRAAELDSQVSATILSREAQGRESPRFLAYFRQRLVIENFHFETPSCTLHRITGVAVPVLTELEKVHWDHFSSRDVILVDVLSKGIVFLWLGSLSDPLHKRHAVSILESRKGNNNGRIVIVDDGYEQTLPETDRHLFDSILDPSTRIVKPDRPYRVNVPSPVKLYRCSEQSGKYKVAELKSGPILRTDLTSESVYLIDRGEAGVWAWVGRNANAREKLEAIRNARGFVKKKNYSNGVSVERAVETQEPVEMKALVRGWETTKTRPLTLPVNFEPDYMNERPKMAAECQLVDDGSGERTLWRVSRKEGMVQLEDKGIYYAEACYVMCYKYGQGRRSKTIVYCWEGVHSMNADREAALETACRLAEDTSGQLVKACQGREPHHLLQIYDGKLKILAGEHRDSPPEKYLVKVFGSTPYTSKAVERPLRASSLDSSGVFILFCNTPVVWCGGKSTGDARQASRRLAPRNAILMIENNEDDEFWAEIGGKGTYITETVDDGEEFEKHLYQCLTECETFVGEEILGYSQNNLLPEASWLLDAGNVIWIWIGKFSAPKSLKDCIQDAITFLYNHPAGRDRNTTISVIKQGIEPSTFIGLFDNWNYNLLREYKSFETFCTLLQDKESVPKIQTLSKSSSDFDSYVKYPLSVLKNDPENLPPGVDVVRKEMHLTFDNFIAIFKMQPDEFVKLPGWKRQRLKQSAGLF
- the qua gene encoding villin like protein quail isoform X2; amino-acid sequence: MDFSRRDDRSCRSDDSNGEVFKNVPRNSSTFRIWKIEGLRVTAVTGSNMGYFLSELAYIIYAVSLKDGPLPYPGMPVKELKSTPIVRVIHFWIGSTCDSTISGAAALRAAELDSQVSATILSREAQGRESPRFLAYFRQRLVIENFHFETPSCTLHRITGVAVPVLTELEKVHWDHFSSRDVILVDVLSKGIVFLWLGSLSDPLHKRHAVSILESRKGNNNGRIVIVDDGYEQTLPETDRHLFDSILDPSTRIVKPDRPYRVNVPSPVKLYRCSEQSGKYKVAELKSGPILRTDLTSESVYLIDRGEAGVWAWVGRNANAREKLEAIRNARGFVKKKNYSNGVSVERAVETQEPVEMKALVRGWETTKTRPLTLPVNFEPDYMNERPKMAAECQLVDDGSGERTLWRVSRKEGMVQLEDKGIYYAEACYVMCYKYGQGRRSKTIVYCWEGVHSMNADREAALETACRLAEDTSGQLVKACQGREPHHLLQIYDGKLKILAGEHRDSPPEKYLVKVFGSTPYTSKAVERPLRASSLDSSGVFILFCNTPVVWCGGKSTGDARQASRRLAPRNAILMIENNEDDEFWAEIGGKGTYITETVDDGEEFEKHLYQCLTECETFVGEEILGYSQNNLLPEASWLLDAGNVIWIWIGKFSAPKSLKDCIQDAITFLYNHPAGRDRNTTISVIKQGIEPSTFIGLFDNWNYNLLREYKSFETFCTLLQDKESVPKIQTLSKSSSDFDSYVKYPLSVLKNDPENLPPGVDVVRKEMHLTFDNFIAIFKMQPDEFVKLPGWKRQRLKQSAGLF